The DNA window AGGAGGAACTGGGAGAACTGGGGTTGCAAGGCGATTCAGGGGCGGAAGTCACGCGGCTTGCGAGCCTGGCACAGGGGGCCGGGCTGGATGGCGTTGTCTGCTCGCCCCACGAAGCGGCAAGGCTCCGCGAGGCGCTGGGTGCAGGTTTCGGATTGATCACTCCCGGGGTCAGGCCAGAAGGATCGAGTTCCGACGACCAGCGGCGGACCCGCACGCCGACGGAAGCCCTGGCCGCCGGGGCGGACTGGCTCGTCGTGGGGCGACCGATCACCCGGGCTGCCGATCCGGTGCAAGCGCTGGCGGATATCAATCAGAGCCTCATGCCCGGTTGACCGCGACCCGAATCCGGTTACTATAGGGGCGCGTCCTGGATGGACGCTGTTTGTCATCAACCAATACATGGAGGTAGTTCAATGAAGCTCCTGACGAGCCTGATTCTTTGTTTATCCCTCGCCCTGTCTCCGATGGCCGCTCTGGCCGGCGGCGCCATGGTCAATATCAACACCGCGGATGCCAAGACCCTGGCGAAGAATATCAAGGGGATCGGCGATAAAAAGGCCAAGGCCATCGTCGCGTATCGTGCCCGCCACGGCCGCTTCAAGTCGGTGGACGAACTGAAGCAAGTGAAGGGGATTGGGAACAGTACCGTGGACCGGAATCGCCCCAATCTGACTGTGGGGCAGGGCGCGCGCTGACTCGCGCAATTGTCTGCACCATAAAAGGGGCGCCATTGGCGCCCCTTTTCCTTGGGTCGACACGACGCAAAAAGCTGCGATAATACCGAAACATAAGCGAATAATTTCAAGTACTGCTCTACGACTGACCCGGGAACCCTGTGATCCACCAACTGCTGGAAAAAATCGCCCAGGCGCGCGTACTGGTAGCCGGGGATGTGATGCTGGACCGCTACTGGTACGGGGCCGTGGACCGCATTTCGCCGGAGGCGCCTGTACCCGTGGTTGCGGTGCAGGACGCGGAGGAACGACCTGGCGGGGCCGCCAATGTTGCGGCGAACGTCACTGCATTGGGGGCGAACTGCACCCTGTTGGCTGTGACGGGCGATGATCGGGACGCGGATCTGCTTTCCAGTCTGGTTGAAAAACAGCGTATCGCCCACGGTTTCCATCGCGACAAGCTCGTCAACACCACCATCAAGCTTCGGGTCATTGCCCAGCACCAGCAACTGATTCGGGTGGATTTCGAGGCACCTCCGAGCAAGGACGCCTGTGTGCGCATGCTGGACGACTATATCGATCGCCTTTCCTCCCATGATGTCGTGATCGTGTCCGACTATGGAAAGGGCGGATTGGGCGGCGTCAAGGAAATGATCGCCGCCGCCCGCAAGGCCGGGGTGCCCGTGGTGATCGATCCCAAGGGAGACGACTACGCGGCCTATCGGGGTGCGACCCTGCTGACCCCGAATCGCAAGGAGTTCGAGCAGGTCGCCGGTCGATTCGTGGACAATGCCGATTTCGAGCAACGGGCCCGCAAGTTGGTCGAGGCGCTGGACCTGGAGGCCATGCTGGTCACGCGTAGCGATGAAGGAATGAGCCTGGTGCCGCGGAGCGGCGCCGTGTTGCATATGCCGGCGCGGGCACGGGAGGTATACGATGTCACCGGTGCGGGCGACACGGTGATCGCGTCGATCGCGGCGGCCTATGCCGCCGGCGGAGAGCCCGCGGACGCCTTGCACCTCGCCAATGTGGCGGCGGGTATCGTGGTGGGCAAACTCGGTTCGGCCACGGCAAGCCCGGAGGAGATCCGCCGGGAACTGGACTACGAGGAAGAAGAATAATGTATGTCGTAACTGGTGGCGCCGGCTTCATCGGCGCGAACATCGTGGAAGCCCTGAATCGACGTGGTATCACGGATGTTCTCGTGGTGGACAATCTCGAGCGTGGAGACAAGTTCCTGAACCTCACGGGTTGCGAGATAGCGGATTTCCTCGACAAGCGTGATTTCATTGCCCGCATACGTGATGGCCAGCTCGATGAAAAATTTGATGCCGTTTTCCATGAAGGCGCATGCTCCGACACCATGGAGCACAATGGCCGGTACATGATGGAAAACAACTATGAGTACTCGAAATCCCTGCTGCACTACTGCGACGAGCACCGGATACCCTACCTGTATGCCTCTTCCGCAGCGGTTTATGGTGGCGGCCGTGTCTTCCGGGAGTCACGGGAGTACGAGGCACCGCTCAATGTCTATGGCTATTCCAAGTTTCTTTTTGACCAGTATGTCCGTGCGCACTGGTCGCGCCTGAATACCCAGGTCGCCGGGTTCCGGTATTTCAACGTGTACGGACCCCATGAGCAGCACAAGGGACGAATGGCCTCGGTCGCATTCCATCACTACAACCAGTTGCAGGAGAGCGGAAAGGTAAGACTGTTCGAGGGCTACGACGGTTATGGCAACGGGGAGCAAAGCCGTGACTTTATCTATGTGGGGGATGTGGTCGACGTGAATCTCTGGTTCCTCGATCATCCCGAAAAGACGGGCATCTTTAATCTTGGCACCGGTCGTGCCCAGCCGTTCAATGACATTGCCCATGCCGCGGTGAATACGATGCGCCGGCTGAACGGCGAAACGGAATTGAGCCTCCCGCAAATGGTCGATCAGGGCATTCTCGAATACATAGTTTTCCCGGAGGCACTCAAGGGCAAGTACCAGAGCTATACCGAGGCTGACATGTCGGCCCTGCGGGCAGCGGGGTACACGGCGCCCTTTCTCACGGTCGCCGAAGGGGTAGGGAAATACGTGGAATCCCTGCATGGACATGCGGGCACGGGTTGAAGCGCCCCGGGCAAGTGACCAAAGGACGCGAGGGTCTTGAGCGACACTGAGAACACATCTGGCGATATTGTCCCTGTCATCCTGGCCGGTGGATCCGGTACGCGTCTTTGGCCGCTCTCGCGGGAGTACTACCCGAAACAGCTTCTGTCCCTGTCGGGAGATCAATCGCTGTTGCAGGACACGGTTCTTCGCCTGGCGGATTTCGATCATGTCTCCAGCCCCGAAGTCGTCTGCAACGAGGAACATCGATTTCTGGTCGCGGAACAGTTGCGTGAAGTGGGTGTGGCACCCGGTCGCATACTGCTGGAACCGGTCGGGCGCAACACGGCGCCGGCGCTTACACTGGTCGCGCTGGATGCAATGATGAACCGGGGTGATCCGGTACTCCTGGTGATGCCCGCCGACCATGTCATCCCTGATCGCGAGGCATTCCATTCCCTGGTCGCTGAAGGTGCTCGCTTTGCCGACGAAGGAAAACTCGTCACCTTCGGAATCGTACCGAGCTCCGCAGCTACAGGCTACGGATACATCCGCGTGGGAGACGACCATGCGGTATCGGCATTTGTCGAAAAGCCTGATCCCGACACCGCGACAGAATATCTGGAGAGTGGCGACTACCTCTGGAACAGCGGGATGTTCATGCTGAAGGCCTCGGTCTGGGTCGAGGAACTGGGCAAGTATCGAAAGGATATTCTTGATGCATCACAGATCGCGTATGCGGCCGGGACCCACGACCTGGATTTTTTCCGTCTGCCCTTGGAGGAATTTGCTGCGATTCCGTCAGAATCCATTGACTATGCAGTGATGGAAAAGACCGATCGCGCGGTAGTGCTGCCTCTCGATGCCGGTTGGTCGGATATTGGCGCATGGTCCGTGCTCTGGGAGGTGTCGCAACGCGACCGGGCCGGCAATGCCCTGTCGGGCGATACCCTGGTTCATGACACACGAAACAGCCTGGTGATGGCGCGCCACCGGATGGTTGCCACGGTAGGAGTAGAGGACCTGGTCGTAGTGGAAACGCCGGACGCGGTGCTGGTCTGTCACAAGGAACGGGCCCAGGATGTGAAGCACATTGTCGCGAGCCTGAAACAATCGGAGCGACCAGAGTACCGCTTTCACCGGCGTGTGTATCGCCCGTGGGGATCCTACGAAGGGGTGGACATCGGTGAGCGCTTTCAGGTCAAGCGCCTGTCGGTCAAGCCCGGCGCGGCCCTGTCCCTGCAGAGCCATCAGCATCGGGCAGAGCACTGGGTCGTTGTGCGCGGGACGGCCAGGGTGACCCGGGGCGAGGAAGAGCTCCTGTTGACGGAAAATGAGTCGACGTACATACCCGTGGGTATGAAGCACCGGCTGGAGAATCCCGGCAAAATTCCGCTGGAGATCGTCGAGGTGCAGTCCGGTGGTTACCTGGGAGAGGATGATATTGAGCGCTTCGACGATCGCTACAATCGACACCAGGGGGACGATCAGGGATCCTAGAACAGGGCCGGGACTTTTCGCGCAAGCGGGAACCGCGAAGAGCTTCCGGTTTTTTTGAAGATACTCGGACTGGGTTTGAACGCACCATGAAAAAGGCACTGATAACAGGTATCACGGGGCAGGACGGCGCCTATCTGGCGGAATTTCTGCTTGAGAAGGGCTACGAGGTCCACGGAATCAAACGCCGGACATCCCTGTTCAACACCGATCGCATTGACCATTTGTATCAGGACCCCCACGTAGCCGATCGCCGGTTTGCCCTGCACTATGGGGATATGACCGACTCCAGCAGCATCATCCGGATAATCCAGCAGGTGCAGCCGGATGAAATCTATAACCTGGCCGCACAACGCCACGTGCAGGTCTCATTCGAGGAACCGGAGTACAGCGCGGATGCGGATGCGCTGGGCACTCTTCGCCTGCTGGAGGCAATTCGAATTCTCGGTTTGGAGAAGAAATGCCGCTTCTACCAGGCCTCCACATCGGAGTTGTATGGCAAGGTGCAGGAGACACCTCAAACGGAGCAGACGCCTTTCTATCCCCGATCACCCTATGCCGTGGCGAAGTTGTATGCCTACTGGATTACGGTGAACTACCGCGAGGCATACGGGATGTACGCGTGCAACGGCATTCTGTTCAACCATGAGTCTCCGGTTCGCGGAGAGACATTCGTAACGCGCAAGATCACCCGCGCCCTTGCACGCATCCGTCTTGGGCTGCAGGACTGCCTTTATCTCGGGAACCTGGATGCGAAACGCGACTGGGGGCATGCAAGAGACTCTGTGGAAATGCAATGGCTGATGCTGCAGCAGGATCAGCCGGAAGATTTTGTTATTGCGACCGGCCAGCAATTCAGCGTACGGGAGTTTGTCAATTTTGCGGCCGATCGGCTTGGCATCGCCATTGAATGGAGTGGCTCGGGGGTTGACGAGGTCGGCACGGTCCGGGATATCGACAAGGCCGAGATCAGCAAACATGTTTTTCGGGAGTTGCGCCCCGGAGACACGATCGTGCGGGTGGACAAGCGTTACTTCCGGCCCACGGAAGTGGAGACACTGTTGGGCGACCCGTCCAAGGCGAAACAGAATCTGGGTTGGGAGCCCCGCACCTCCTTCAAGGAACTGGTTGAGGAGATGGTGCTGGCCGATCTGAAGTCGGCGGAGCGTGATGAGCTTGTGAAACGCCACGGATTTGCGGCGTACGACTACAACGAGTAGCAATGGAGACGGAAGCCAGAATCTATATCGCCGGTCACCGGGGCTTGGTGGGCTCTGCCCTGGTGCGCGCGCTTCGCGAGCGAGGGTACGCCAATCTGCTGACCCGCAGCCACTCGGAACTCGACTTGACGGAGCAGGGCGATGTTCGCGGTTTCTTTGAGCAGGAGAAACCGGACTACGTCTTTCTCGCGGCGGCAAAGGTAGGCGGAATCATGGCCAATGCCACGTACCCGGCCGATTTCATCTATCGCAATCTGCAAATCCAGAATAACGTCATCGAGGCCGCACGAAAGACCGGCGTTCGGCGCCTGCTCTTTCTCGGTTCGTCCTGTATCTACCCGCGGGATTGCCCACAACCGATCCGGGAGAGCTACCTGTTGACCGGGCCTCTGGAGCCAACCAATCGCCCCTATGCCGTGGCCAAGATCGCCGGTATCGAAATGTGCTGGTCCTTCAACCGGCAGTACGGCACGCAGTACCTCGCCGTCATGCCGACGAATCTCTTTGGCCCGGGAGACAACTATGACCTGGAGAAGTCCCATGTCATCCCGGCCCTGATCCGGAAGGTCCATCTGGGCAAACTCGCGCAAGAACAGGACTGGGATGCCATTGCCCGGGATGAAGCCCGCTATGGTGAAATTCCGGATGAGATGAAGGACGTGTTGGGCATTCCGCCCCATGGGGCCGGGGAAACCCCCCGGGTGCCATTGTGGGGCACGGGGGCGGCGCGAAGGGAATTTCTCTATAGCGAAGATTTCGCCGATGCAGCGGTGTACCTGATGTCACTCGACGATGCGGCGTTTGCCGACCTGCTTAACCCTTCGCTCCAGGGCACGAACCGGCAATCGGAGCGGTCCTGGGAAGGCGAGCCTCCCTTGATCAATATCGGCGCGGGCAAGGACATCACGATCCGCGAATTGGCGACGCTGGTGGCCGCGGTCGTAGGCTATGAAGGCGAATTCGCCTGGGATGGCACGAAACCGGATGGTACCCCGCAAAAGCTTCTGGATTTGACCAAGCTTTCGGCCAGCGGCTGGACGTCGAACATCTCCCTGCGCGAAGGGATCCGACTTGCTTATCAGGACTATCTCGACCAGCGCGCGACCCTGAAGGAACGGGCATAGTCATGGGGACGCGCGGGGGATCTGCCGGTGTTGGTTGCCGATTTTCCCCGGGTCCGGAACGGGCAGACCGGGTCAGCATCGTTCAGAGTCCTTACCGGGAGCGGCGGGGAACGCTTGTGCAAATCATTTCCCGCCATGGCAACATGGCGTAGCGAAACACAAATCGTTCAGGAGCAGATCCGTGTCGGATGTTGGGAAAATAAAGAAGGCAGTCTTTCCGGTAGGTGGCCTCGGGACCCGCTTTCTGCCGGCGACCAAGGCCAGCCCCAAGGAAATGCTGCCCGTGGTGGACAAGCCGCTGATCCAGTACGCCGCTGAAGAAGCAATCGCGGCGGGGGTGGAATTGCTGGTATTCGTCACTGGCCGCGGGAAGCGGGCGATCGCCGACCATTTCGATGTGTCCTATGAGCTCGAGATGGAGTTGCAACAGAAGGAAAAGGACGCGCTTTTGCGTTCGCTTCAGAATATTCTTCCGGACAATGTGAACGCGGTCTTCATCCGACAGCCCATGCCCAAGGGCCTGGGCCACGCAGTGCTGATGGCGAAGAGCGTTGTCGGCAATGATCCATTCGCAGTGATCCTGGCGGATGACCTGATCGACAGCGGGGACAATCCCTGCCTGAAGCAGATGGTGGACGTATACGAGCAATGTGGCGGCAGTGTGCTGGCGGTCCAGGATGTGCCGGCAGAGCAGGTCAACCAGTACGGTATCGTCAGTGTCGAACCGGTTTCGGAGCGACTCGGAAAGGTGAAGGCCATCGTCGAAAAGCCCAGTCCGGAAGAAGCACCATCCACGCTGGGCGTGGTCGGGCGCTACATTCTCACGCCGCGAATCTTCCACCATCTCGAGGATACCCGGCCCGGTGCCGGCGGGGAGATCCAGTTGACCGATGCCATCGCCGCCCTGATGGTGGAAGAGTCGGTGTATGCCTATGAATTTCAAGGGAAAAGGTACGATTGCGGCAGCAAGCTCGGCTACCTCGAAGCGACGGTGGAATACGGCCTGAAGCATCGCGAGCTGGCCGATTCCTTTCGACAATACCTGCGGCAGTTACCGCTGGACTAGGGGAACGTCGCCGGTCCATGCAAGAGATCACGGCAGGTGAAGCCTGGTCGGTTCTGCGGGATGCCGATTGTCTGCATTCCGATGAGGCGGTCGAACGGGCCATCCAGTCCATGGCCGATCAGATCAGCAGTCGCGTCGCCGACCGGAATCCCATCTGTGTGTGCGTGCTCAATGGCGGGACCGTTCCCTTCGGCAAACTGTTGACGAAACTGGATTTCCCCCTGGTCACGGATTACATCCACGCCACCCGCTATGGCGGGGCCCTGACCGGCGGCGGCCTGAGCTGGATTGCCGGGCCGCATGTGGATCCGAAGGGTCGCACGGTTGTGTTGATCGACGACATCTTCGATGAAGGGACCACCCTTGAGGCGCTGGTGGAGCATTACAAGAGTATGCAGGCACGGGAGATTGTCACGGCTGTACTGGTGACCAAGGACCGCGAACGCGAAACAAGCATTCGACCGGACATCAGCGGACTGAACGTGCCAAACCGCTACGTGTTCGGGTGTGGCATGGACTACAAGGGTTACCTGCGAAACGCGCCGGGTATCTACGCGGAAAAGAAATAATGGTTGATATTGCAATCATCGGCGGAAGCGGGCTGACCAGGCTGAAGAACCTGGAGATCACGCGCAAGGTCGTGATGCGCACTCCGTATGGCGAACCCTCGGCACCGATGGTGTATGGGATGCTCGGCGGGCACGAGGTTGCCTTTCTGCCGCGCCACGGTCCTCGGCATACGATACCGCCCCATGAGGTGAACTATCGCGCCAATCTTTGGGCGCTGCGAGATGCGGGAATCCGTCGCGTGATCGCGATTGCCGCGGTCGGCGGGATCGGAGCCGGCTACCGGGAGCCGGGGACTCTGGTACTGCCAGACCAGATCATCGACTATACCTACGGCCGGCCCAATACCTACTTCACCGGCGCCGACAAGAAGGTCTTTCACATTGACTTCAGCTTTCCCTATTGCGAAGCGCTGCGCCAGTCGCTTTACGAGGCGGCGGTGGCGGCCGGGCACGACGTCGTGTTCGGTGGAACGTACGGCGCGACACAGGGGCCACGATTCGAAACCGCTGCCGAAATCGCGCGTATGGAGCGCGATGGTGCGAGTATCGTTGGGATGACCGGAATGCCCGAGGCCGCACTCGCGCGCGAACTGGAGATCTGCTACGCAACCCTGGCGCTGGTGGCGAATCCGGCCGCCGGGAAAAGTGCCAGGCCGATCAACCTGCAGGAAATCAACGACAATCTCAAAGAGGGAATGAACCGGGTGCGCGCATTGTTGCAGGCCGTGATACCGGCATGCATCGCCGCCGGTATCGGTGAAGACGATTGACGCCTACCGTTTGTTGCTCAATACAGGTGTGACCGCGATCAGGGCACCAAACTTCGGATGGTCGAAGTACTGGACGTCTCCCGAATGGATGCGACGCTCCTGGCTTATACGATACAGGAGTGCACCCGGGATCCCATCAGCCTGCACCATTGTCGTCGGGTCACCCTCCTGCATCAGGAGATTCACATCGAGGTGCAGGAAGCGGCTGAGATAGAACTTCAGGGTTCCGTTCAGCTGGCCGTCATTGCTGTTGATGCGAATCAGCTCTGCATTCCCTTCGGGCTTGGCTTCCTCCACCCACCGCTTGTGGAAGAGTACACGGTAACCGGAATCTGCATCCAGATTCTCCAGTGCCCTGGAAAGATCGCTGTCGGGATTCGGAACGTTGTTGATCAGAACCGCCTTGTCCAGGTCTGCGATATTGGTGTCCACGCGGTCCTGGGACCACAGTTCGCCGCCCTCCAGGTCGGGGAGATTGTTCTGGATCACCGCGACCTCGACCTCGTATACACTCGGGTTGGAGTCCTGCGGCGCCGCGATGCCCGTCGTAGCCAGGCCAAGGAAGAGGAAGAATATCGGCAGTCGATTCACGTTTGTCGTCCGTAGTGTTCCGGTAGCACGCCCATTATAGTAGAAATGACATTTGTTACGAATCGGGAATCACCCGCGATGTCCGTCCGACCGGTGCTGAAAATGGGAAACCCGCTTCTGTTTGAAGAAGCGGAAACGGTGCGTGAATTCGGCACCGATTCCCTGCGTGATCTTGTCCAGGACATGTTCGATACCATGCATGCAATGGATGGGGCGGGCCTGGCGGCGCCCCAGATCGGCGTTTCGCTGCGGGTCGTGATTTTCGGCGTTGAGGCGAATCCCCGGTATCCGGATGCAGAGCCGGTTCCGACAACTGTGCTGATCAATCCGACCATTGAACCGCTCGGGGAGGAGACCGAACTGGGGTGGGAGGGTTGTTTGAGCGTGCCCGGAATGCGCGGCCTTGTGCCACGATACAGCTCGATCCGTTATCGCGGCCGCGACCCCGACGGCAACCCAATCGAGCGTTTGGCGGCGGATTTCCATGCGCGGGTCGTGCAGCACGAATGTGACCTCTTTCCGGAGCTCTGAGTCAGCCGTCCGCCAGTTTCAGGGATGCCAGCACCTCGCGGATGGCCTCCAGGCGGCTGACTGCATCGGGCAGTTCGGCACTGATACGCAGTCGTTGCGGCCCTTCCAGTCGATACCTGCCCGGGACCGATTGCAACAGGTTGATCAAACTGCCCGGATCGACGGGTGCCGATTTGGCGAAATCGATCCGTGCGCCGCGGGGACCGATATCGATCTTGCGTATACCCAGGGCAGTTGCACCAAGCCGCAGTTCGGCGATCTCGTACAACAGGGTGGCCGGCTTCGGCAGCAAGCCGAAGCGGTCGACAAACTCCTCGCGCAGTTGCAGGAGCTGTTCGGGCGAACGGGCATTGCTGATGCGCTTGTAGAGAACCAGGCGCATGTGAATGTCGGGTATGTAGTCTTCAGGCAGCAGGGCCGGAACATGCAGGTTGATCTCGGTCCCGCTGGACACCTCGGTATCGGTTAGATCCGGGGTCTTTCCCTCGCGCAGGGTCTGCACCGCCCGGTTGAGCAACTCCGAGTACATGGCAAATCCAACTTCATCGATCTCGCCACTCTGCGATTCGCCCAGCAGTTCGCCGGCCCCACGGATTTCGAGATCGTGGGAGGCGAGGGCGAAACCGGCACCCAGTTCTTCCAGGGCCTCGATCGCCTGCAGGCGCTTGCGCGCATCGGTGCTGAGAGCCGCAAGCGGTGGGGAAATGAGGTAGGCATAGGCGCGGTGGTGGGATCGTCCCACCCGTCCGCGCAACTGATGGAGTTGCGCCAGACCAAACTTGTCCGCGCGCTCGATGATGATGGTATTTGCAGTCGGAATGTCGATACCCGATTCGATGATGGTGCTGCAAAGCAGAACGTTGAAGCGTTGGTGATAGAAATCCAGCATCACCTGTTCGAGTTCGCTTTCCGGCATCTGTCCGTGGGCGATCTGGATGCTTGCCTCCGGAACCAGATCATGGAGACGCTGCAGAACGCGCTCCATGGTTCGCACCTCGTTGTGCAGGAAAAACACCTGGCCGCCGCGCCGGATTTCCCGCAAACAGGCCTCCCGGATGAGTCCATCGTTCCATTCCAGCACAACCGTTTTGATGGACAGGCGTTCCTGGGGAGGAGTGGCGATGATGGAGATGTCGCGCAATTCTGCCATGGCCATGTTGAGAGTGCGCGGAATCGGCGTCGCGGTCAGTGTCAGGATGTCCACGTCGGCCCGGAGTTTCTTGAGGCGCTCCTTCTGACGAACGCCAAAGCGGTGTTCTTCGTCGATAATCACCAGGCCCAGATTGCGGAACCGGACATCGTCCTGGAGAAGACGGTGGGTCCCGACCACAATATCGACCCGACCATCGGCAAGCCGATCCAGTGTTTGCTGCTGCTCGGCCTTGGTGCGGAATCGTGACAGGAGTTCAATTCGCACCGGAAGATCCGCAAAGCGGTCGGAAAAATTCTGGAAGTGCTGTTGCGCCAGCAGAGTGGTTGGGGACAGCAGCGCCACCTGCGTGGCCCCGTGCACGGCAAGGAAAGCAGCCCGCATGGCAACCTCGGTCTTGCCAAATCCCACGTCTCCGCACACGAGACGGTCCATGGCGCGCGGGGAACTCATGTCGGCGACCACGTCGTCGATCGCGCGTTCCTGATCCGGTGTTTCCTCGAACGGAAAGGCGTCGGAAAAGGCGGCGAATTGCTCGTCGGGGGCGGGGAAACGATGACCGGTGCGCGCGGCGCGCAGGGCATGGATCTCCAGCAGTTCGGCCGCTGCATCGTAGGCCTTCTCCTGCGCGCGGCGTTTGGCCTTCTCCCAGGTATCGGAGCCCAGCTTGTGCAGTGGTGCATGTTCGGGATTGGTCGCCGTATAGCGACTGATCAGGTGCAGGGCGACGACGGGCACGTACACCTTGTCACCGTCGGCGTATTCCACCGTCAGAAACTCGGTTGGTCCATCGCCGACGTCAAGGGTCGAAAGGCCGCGATAGCGTCCGACGCCATACTCCTCGTGCACAACCGGGTCGCCGGGGCGCAGCTCTTCCAGGCTGCGAATGACGCTATCCGTTTCGGTTCCTCTTCCCTCGCGCCGACGCCGTTGGGCCGCGCGCTCGCCGTAGAGCTGGGTTTCGGTAATTACGCTGACGGGCGCTTCCGGCAACACCATGCCCCGGTCCATATCCGCAACCGTGATCGCAAGCCTGTCGTCTGTCTCACGAAACGCAGCCCACCCGGTGACATCGACGGGAAACAGTCCGTGGTCGTGCATCAGGGTTTTCAGGGTCTCCCTCCGGCCCGGGCTGGAAGCGACTACGAGCACCCGGCCGGAAACCGACTCGAGGTAGTGAAACAGCGCTTCATAGGGGTGTTCGCTGGTCCGGTCCACCGGCAGCCGGGGCGGGGGGTCGGTTCGGTACACGGCCACATCGCCGGTGGTAGCGGGGCCGGACCGTTCGTCGTCCCGAAACGGCAGGTGCACGATGCGCGAGTAGCGGGCGATTCCGTCGGCAAATTCCTGTGGGTCGAGAAACAGATCCGCCGGCGGAAGTATGGGCCGCTCCACGTCCGAGCCAAGCTGCTGGTAGCGGTCTTCGGTCTCGGTCGCGAAGCGGGAAGCCGACCCAAGGCTGTCCTGGTCGAGAACGCACAGGGAGTTCCCGGGCAGGAAATCAAAAATGCTGGCAAGCCGATCGTGAAACAGCGGCAGATAGTATTCGGCACCGGCCGGAATCAGCCCCTGGCTGACATCCCGATAGAGGGAGATGCGTTGCGGATCCCCCGCGAAACGGGCACGGAAGGCCTGGCGGAACTGGCGGATCGCATCTTCGTTGAAGGCGAATTCGCGGGCGGGTAGAAGCCTGATTTCCTGCAGGGTCTCCAGGGAGCGCTGGGAGCGGGGATCGAAGCTGCGCAGGGACTCAATCTCTTCGCCGAACAGATCGATCCGGTAGGGCCGCTGGGCACCCATGGGAAACAGGTCAATCAGACCGCCGCGGATGGCAAACTCTCCCGGTTCCATGACCTGGCTCACCGCGGCATATCCGGAACGAACCAGGCGCTCGCGAAACGTGCCAGGATCCAGCCGGTCCCCGGACCGCAACAGGAAGCTGTAGCCGGAAACATACTCGGGCGGGCACAGTTTGTGCATCAGGGTTGATGCGGTGGCAATGACGATGCCGTGCTGAAGTTCGGGCAGGCGATGAAGGGTAAGCAGTCTGCGGGAAATAATGTCCGGATGGGGCGAAAC is part of the Acidiferrobacteraceae bacterium genome and encodes:
- a CDS encoding hypoxanthine-guanine phosphoribosyltransferase, with protein sequence MQEITAGEAWSVLRDADCLHSDEAVERAIQSMADQISSRVADRNPICVCVLNGGTVPFGKLLTKLDFPLVTDYIHATRYGGALTGGGLSWIAGPHVDPKGRTVVLIDDIFDEGTTLEALVEHYKSMQAREIVTAVLVTKDRERETSIRPDISGLNVPNRYVFGCGMDYKGYLRNAPGIYAEKK
- a CDS encoding S-methyl-5'-thioinosine phosphorylase yields the protein MVDIAIIGGSGLTRLKNLEITRKVVMRTPYGEPSAPMVYGMLGGHEVAFLPRHGPRHTIPPHEVNYRANLWALRDAGIRRVIAIAAVGGIGAGYREPGTLVLPDQIIDYTYGRPNTYFTGADKKVFHIDFSFPYCEALRQSLYEAAVAAGHDVVFGGTYGATQGPRFETAAEIARMERDGASIVGMTGMPEAALARELEICYATLALVANPAAGKSARPINLQEINDNLKEGMNRVRALLQAVIPACIAAGIGEDD
- a CDS encoding CsiV family protein, with protein sequence MNRLPIFFLFLGLATTGIAAPQDSNPSVYEVEVAVIQNNLPDLEGGELWSQDRVDTNIADLDKAVLINNVPNPDSDLSRALENLDADSGYRVLFHKRWVEEAKPEGNAELIRINSNDGQLNGTLKFYLSRFLHLDVNLLMQEGDPTTMVQADGIPGALLYRISQERRIHSGDVQYFDHPKFGALIAVTPVLSNKR
- a CDS encoding peptide deformylase → MSVRPVLKMGNPLLFEEAETVREFGTDSLRDLVQDMFDTMHAMDGAGLAAPQIGVSLRVVIFGVEANPRYPDAEPVPTTVLINPTIEPLGEETELGWEGCLSVPGMRGLVPRYSSIRYRGRDPDGNPIERLAADFHARVVQHECDLFPEL
- the mfd gene encoding transcription-repair coupling factor — protein: MSKPQKNPAAPISPLRPMLPALPGAELQWSRLYGSARGLAIAEAARQHAGPVLVVMPDARTSYQILEEIRFYIAGADLPLLVFPDWESLPYDVVSPHPDIISRRLLTLHRLPELQHGIVIATASTLMHKLCPPEYVSGYSFLLRSGDRLDPGTFRERLVRSGYAAVSQVMEPGEFAIRGGLIDLFPMGAQRPYRIDLFGEEIESLRSFDPRSQRSLETLQEIRLLPAREFAFNEDAIRQFRQAFRARFAGDPQRISLYRDVSQGLIPAGAEYYLPLFHDRLASIFDFLPGNSLCVLDQDSLGSASRFATETEDRYQQLGSDVERPILPPADLFLDPQEFADGIARYSRIVHLPFRDDERSGPATTGDVAVYRTDPPPRLPVDRTSEHPYEALFHYLESVSGRVLVVASSPGRRETLKTLMHDHGLFPVDVTGWAAFRETDDRLAITVADMDRGMVLPEAPVSVITETQLYGERAAQRRRREGRGTETDSVIRSLEELRPGDPVVHEEYGVGRYRGLSTLDVGDGPTEFLTVEYADGDKVYVPVVALHLISRYTATNPEHAPLHKLGSDTWEKAKRRAQEKAYDAAAELLEIHALRAARTGHRFPAPDEQFAAFSDAFPFEETPDQERAIDDVVADMSSPRAMDRLVCGDVGFGKTEVAMRAAFLAVHGATQVALLSPTTLLAQQHFQNFSDRFADLPVRIELLSRFRTKAEQQQTLDRLADGRVDIVVGTHRLLQDDVRFRNLGLVIIDEEHRFGVRQKERLKKLRADVDILTLTATPIPRTLNMAMAELRDISIIATPPQERLSIKTVVLEWNDGLIREACLREIRRGGQVFFLHNEVRTMERVLQRLHDLVPEASIQIAHGQMPESELEQVMLDFYHQRFNVLLCSTIIESGIDIPTANTIIIERADKFGLAQLHQLRGRVGRSHHRAYAYLISPPLAALSTDARKRLQAIEALEELGAGFALASHDLEIRGAGELLGESQSGEIDEVGFAMYSELLNRAVQTLREGKTPDLTDTEVSSGTEINLHVPALLPEDYIPDIHMRLVLYKRISNARSPEQLLQLREEFVDRFGLLPKPATLLYEIAELRLGATALGIRKIDIGPRGARIDFAKSAPVDPGSLINLLQSVPGRYRLEGPQRLRISAELPDAVSRLEAIREVLASLKLADG